One Turneriella parva DSM 21527 genomic region harbors:
- a CDS encoding DUF2937 family protein translates to MQFITKYIGGFFGSLAERLFVFFAALMLSQAPQYMNLYLNVLSGARATYEKSVKEIADKAAELEMTTKQFIDDLTKSESQAAKKSGELHQSQLNNFEKVKLAFEAIKNASAFSRPFVFLKHVDWSLAKNVQFQPALPMTLESLLYVIVGIILGMLLYRAVLFFPKRWLGIGQKAQGGY, encoded by the coding sequence ATGCAATTCATAACAAAATATATTGGCGGCTTTTTCGGTTCGCTGGCTGAAAGACTTTTTGTCTTTTTTGCGGCCCTGATGCTCAGCCAGGCACCACAATATATGAACCTCTACCTCAATGTCTTAAGCGGGGCCAGGGCCACGTACGAAAAATCGGTGAAAGAAATTGCTGACAAGGCTGCCGAGCTCGAGATGACCACGAAACAGTTCATCGACGACCTGACCAAATCTGAATCGCAGGCGGCAAAAAAATCGGGCGAACTGCACCAGAGCCAGCTGAACAACTTTGAGAAGGTAAAGCTCGCGTTCGAAGCGATCAAGAACGCATCGGCTTTTTCGCGGCCATTTGTGTTTTTGAAACACGTCGACTGGTCGCTTGCGAAGAATGTACAGTTTCAACCGGCGTTGCCGATGACACTCGAATCTCTGCTTTACGTCATCGTCGGCATTATTCTGGGTATGCTGCTCTACCGCGCAGTACTGTTTTTTCCCAAACGCTGGCTGGGTATTGGTCAAAAAGCCCAGGGCGGCTATTGA
- a CDS encoding adenylate/guanylate cyclase domain-containing protein, with protein MRRENLFIVSWYALAYLIILYYGGSVCPYIDGLGIDRFAVELAAVFIAGLSLRGLLRYTSATRGWHDFAIFAAMAVGLALYNRTNYEFPLASGGKVAVGFTALGFFISTHAYLALQRKMLRSAESFDFLGKSKSSIIQRISAVTIVAVVLSTVTIFLVVDKDLKWLATQQPGAVAYYRPSVLKEIFFVMGVLLALLIGLIVAYSRNLRLLFENQTRTLEDVSQGNLEVAVPVVTNDEFGNIATHTNSMIAGLREKQKIQSVFGKMVSPRIAKRLLADSQHTMSGEKIELTVLMSDVRNFTTLSESISPEALVAMMNRYFTVMVEIIHRHNGEVDKFIGDGILAVFGLGDTEPGPQSAVTAAGEMVAAAAKLTRELGHEIRIGLGIHSGEVIAGRIGSPDRQEYTFIGDTVNTAARLESASKDIGREIVVSKSVFDALSPELKNAAWQAVGALALKGKKNAIETYALGRA; from the coding sequence ATGAGGCGCGAGAATCTGTTTATCGTCAGCTGGTATGCTTTGGCCTACCTGATTATTCTGTATTACGGTGGCAGCGTCTGTCCCTACATCGATGGCCTCGGAATCGATCGTTTTGCGGTTGAGCTGGCTGCCGTCTTCATTGCGGGTTTGTCGCTTCGGGGTTTGCTACGCTACACCTCGGCCACGCGCGGCTGGCATGATTTCGCTATTTTTGCCGCAATGGCCGTCGGGCTTGCGCTCTATAACCGAACCAACTATGAGTTTCCTTTGGCAAGCGGGGGTAAGGTTGCAGTAGGCTTTACGGCGCTCGGCTTTTTTATCTCGACGCATGCATACCTTGCGTTGCAGCGCAAAATGCTCCGCAGTGCAGAGAGTTTTGATTTCTTGGGTAAATCCAAATCGTCGATTATTCAACGCATTTCGGCGGTGACAATCGTGGCCGTTGTACTTTCGACGGTAACAATATTTTTGGTCGTCGATAAAGATCTCAAGTGGCTGGCGACGCAGCAACCAGGCGCCGTTGCCTATTACCGCCCTTCGGTTCTGAAAGAGATCTTCTTTGTGATGGGGGTTCTGCTCGCATTGCTTATAGGCCTCATCGTCGCTTATTCACGCAACCTCAGATTATTATTTGAGAATCAAACCCGCACACTCGAAGATGTGTCACAGGGTAATCTTGAAGTTGCCGTACCGGTCGTCACCAATGATGAATTCGGCAATATCGCCACCCACACAAATTCAATGATTGCCGGTCTGCGCGAAAAACAGAAGATTCAGTCTGTCTTCGGCAAAATGGTCAGCCCGCGCATCGCCAAGCGGCTGCTCGCCGACAGCCAGCATACAATGAGCGGTGAAAAAATCGAACTGACCGTGCTGATGTCAGATGTTCGAAATTTTACGACGCTGTCAGAAAGTATCAGCCCCGAAGCGCTCGTTGCAATGATGAACCGTTATTTTACCGTGATGGTTGAGATTATTCACCGGCATAACGGCGAGGTCGATAAGTTTATTGGCGATGGCATTCTCGCGGTATTCGGGCTGGGCGACACTGAACCGGGGCCTCAGAGCGCAGTCACAGCTGCGGGCGAAATGGTAGCGGCAGCCGCGAAGCTGACGCGTGAGCTGGGGCATGAAATTCGCATTGGGCTCGGCATCCATTCGGGCGAGGTGATTGCCGGTCGTATCGGTTCGCCCGACAGGCAAGAATACACCTTTATCGGCGACACGGTCAATACCGCGGCACGGCTCGAGTCAGCGAGCAAAGACATCGGGCGCGAAATTGTGGTTTCGAAATCAGTTTTCGATGCGCTCAGCCCCGAACTCAAGAATGCCGCGTGGCAGGCAGTCGGTGCCCTGGCGCTCAAGGGAAAGAAAAATGCAATTGAAACCTATGCACTGGGTAGGGCATAG